The genomic region AGCGTTTGACCGGCGGTTCCCGGGTTTCGAGCACGACACCCATGGAATCGAATGTGAGAAAGGCGAGTACAGGATGTACTGCCTCAAGGAGAACCTATGAGCGATACAGTAGCACCGGCGAGTCCGGTTGTCTCAAAAAAAGTCCTCGGGCTCTTTGCGCTTGCCATGATCAACGTGGCCGCAGTCCTGAGCATACGGAATTTTCCCTCCATGGCCATCTACGGGTGGCAGTGCATAGGGTGGTATATCATCGGGGCAGTCCTCTTCCTCATCCCCATCTCGCTTGCGGGTGCGGAACTTGCGACCGGATGGCCGCAGGGCGGCGGTGTCTATGCCTGGGTGAAGCAGGCTTTCGGGGAGAAAGGCGGGTTCACCGCCCTCTTCTGCGAATGGTCGAACAACCTGGTCTGGTTCCCGACCGTCCTCTCGTTCATTGCGTCCACGCTCGCTTTTGCCCTGACGCCGGCGCTTGCGAACAGCTCCTGGTACATGTTCTCCGTGATGATGATCGCCTTCTGGGGCACGACCATCATCGCATTCTTCGGTGAGGAAGTCTCCACGAAGTTCGGGAACGTGGGAGTTATCATCGGGAGCATCATCCCGTCAATCCTGATCATCCTGCTCGGGCTGTGGTGGATCGGGTCGGGCCAGACGCTCGTCATCCCGCATTTCACCCTCAGGGCGATCGTTCCCGACATCAACGCCTCGACCCTGCCGTTCTTTGCAACGATCATCCTGCTCTTTGCCGGCATGGAGATGGCCGGGTTCCACGCACTTGAGACCAAGAACCCACAGAAGGATTTCCCGAAAGCAATGGCCCTCTCGGCCGTGATCATCGTTGTCTGCACGGTCCTTGCAACGCTCGCAATTGCGGTCGTGATCCCGGCTGACCAGCTCAACCTCGCATCCGGGGTCATGCAGGCCATCCAGTACTTCTTCACGGCCGCTGGTATACCCTGGCTGGTTGCACCCATGGCAGTACTGATCACCCTCGGGGGAGTTGTCTCGCTCGCAGCCTGGCTGATTGGCCCGGCCAAGGGACTCGGCATCGTTGCCGAGGAAGGCAACATGCCACCCCTGTTCGACAACACCAACAAGTACGGGGCACCGGTTGCGGTCCTCATCATCCAGGCCCTGATCGGATCGGCCATCTCGCTCCTCTACGTATTCCTCCCGTCCGTCAACCAGGCCTACTGGATCCTCTCGGCAATGACGGTCGAGCTTCTCTGTATCGTGTACATTCTCGTCTTTGCGTCGGTTATCAAACTCCGGTATTCCCAGCCGGACACCCCGCGCCCCTTTCGGATCCCCGGAGGAATGCCGGGAGTATGGCTTGTCGGCGGGCTTGGTCTCTTCGGCACGGTCTTTGCTTTCTTTGTGGGCCTCATGCCGCCGTCATACTTCACAACGGGATGGATCACGTACGTCGGGGCAGTGCTGTTCGGGACCTTCATCCTTGCCGTGCCGCCTCTGGTATTCCTCAAACTCAAAAAACCCGGCTGGCTGAAAAGTGCCAGGCAGACGGAGGGAAAACAATGAACCTGTCGTATATCATCAAGAGCATCGGAGGGCGGGTATGAGCAAAATTACCGTGGAGCACGGCCTTGTCCTGTTCATCGTTATCATGTTCCTCATACCCTGCGCCCTCATCATCTATGCTTCCGAAGAAGCCGGTTATCACCAGGTGAGTGGGGAGCCGGTTGCAGAAGCGGCACAAATGAACAATATCACGGTCGTCAGTTCAAAGGATTCGCAGTGGAACCTGCCGGGCGCAACCGGCGGCAAGACGTACGTTCTTTCGGATAAAAATGGCAATACCTTGACGCTCGCAACCCAGGCATTCGACAGTGCGGAATCCCGCGATGCTGCGATCCGGTCGTACAATTCCCACCCGGTAGGACGTGGCAAACCGGTCACCGGTCTGATCGTTGTCGGGCAGCACGTGATCTATGCTTCTCCGGCAAACAGCCCGATCCTCAAAGAACTTGCCCCGGCGCTGAAAGGAAAAACCGTTGTTCAGCAGCAGGGAAAATAACTTTTTTTAATAATCCTTCAGAAAAATTAAATAAAACAGGTACTTTGCAACAAGTGTTGAGCGGAAATAGTGTCACGCTTCCGGGCCAGAAGAACCCCGTGAAAAACACAATTCCGGAATTTTCTCAAGAGCACGTGAACTCTTCTCGCAGTTGTTACAATCTTTTTTCCTGGATATAACCCCGGATCGCGGTCATGGTCGTGCTGTCGAGCATCACGGAGAGATCGAGGTCGACAACACAGACGGGGAAGGCGCCGAGAAGGGTGTGCTGCCGCACCTGGTAAATCCGGGACTCCAGCAGGGTTGTAATCTCGGACGGGTTCCTCATAGTATCATCAGACTTTTTTGCGCTCTCCTGGATCAGGCCCCGGAGCATGTTCTCCTTGTAATCGAGGAGTCGTCCTGCCATTAAGCGGCTGCTGAAGCCATGGATATACCGGATGACAAAATACTGGCTGATGGCAAGGATGACGATGAGGCCCACCAGATGCCCGAGAGCCTCGAGACCGGATTCGTCCAGGAAGGCTGCAACCGTCATCCCCGGAAGAAGGATGATCGTTGTCAGGATCAGGATCACCCCAAAGGCGAACCCGACCATGAACAGGGCCGAGATGAAGTATTGCGGAATGTTGAAGAGCGAGAGCCGGGTCTTCACCTCCTCGACATTCTTTACAAACGTTGAGGAGAACGGCTCAACTTTCCAGATCAGGAGATAGAAGAGGGCGATTGCAGCGCACTGGGAGATAACAACAACGGTACCCCAGAAGGAGACCCGTGCCAAGGTATAATCGATCAGGGCGAAGAGGATATCGATGGTGAAGATCATGCCGATCCCAAGGGAGAGCGACCGGCTGTTGATGAAAAATGCGTTCAGGAAGAGCCGGGTGAACCGCGTGGTCCCTCCCATGATGCCCATCTCTTGGAGCCAGGTCCGGGATTTCCTGATATCGCCCCGGTGGATCAGCGCGGACTCGCGGCTTGTCGGGATGAGGAGGGAGATGAAATAGAACATGTTGAGGTAGAAACTGGCAGCAATGAAAAGGGCAAAGTAATCCCACCGTACGAGGATAAAAATCGCGTTGACCAGGATACAGCAGAAGAGGATCAGACCGTGCAGTGTGCCAAACCGGGTCTCTGCGGCAATGAGCCTGCGGCTCTTCTGAACGGACGCAAGCTCTTCCTGGATCGCACGATTGAATGCGAGCATCTCCGGCTTGGCGGTCTCTTCTCCGGGTCCTGGCACAGGAATTCCTTCCGCTTTGTATTCTGGTTTGGTCCTGCTCATCCAATAGGGTTCCGGTTGCCCCAAAAAAACAGGATCAGGAGACACGGGGCATGAGAGATGCCCCGGGGTTCCTGTCCCCGTTCACCGGGTTTTTTCCGGATCCCGGCTCTCCGGGCCGGTCAGCTGGACGGTTGTTAAGGGGAACGGGATCTCGAGGCCGGCCTCCTCAAGGGCGGACTTGATCTTCGGGAGGAATTCGGTCTTTAAGGACAGATCGTCCTGGGTGTTGGCCCAGACCGACGGGACCCAGAACCGGCACTTGATCCGGATGCTGCAGGGATCGATATCGCTGACAAATACCTCGGGCACCGGATTTCTGAGAACAAACGTATGGCTCTCCAGGATCCCCCTGATGATACCGATGGCCCGGGAAGAATCGTCCTCGTACCGGATCCCGAACTCGTAAGAGTACCGGCGGGCAACATGGGCATGGAAGTTGGAGAGCGTGGTACTGTAGAGCATGTTGTTGGGGATCCGGACCAGGACTCCGGTCGGGGTCCGGATGATCACCGAGAGGAGATGGACGGCAACAACCGTTCCCGAGACATTGTTGACTTCGATAAAATCCCCGGGACCAAAGGTGTGCTCGTAGAGAAGGCCGACCCCGGCCGCAGCGTTCCCGACAACCGCCGAACTCGACATAGCGATAACGATGATACACCCAAGAACGATCAAGAAGACGATCGTCATGCTCAGATTGAAGAGGCCCGGCAGGGCAAGGGCAAGGGCGATGAAAACAATGAGGACCCGGACGATCGTTGACGCGAGTTCCAGCTGCTCTTTTTTCAGTTTGTGGCTGAGCCGCAGCTTCATGAAATGAGCAACGACAAGGCCGACAACATACGCGGCAGCGAGGAGGAGGAGGACAAAGACGAGGTCGCCCCAGGTGAAATCCGAAGTTATCGCTTCGGCATTCTGCGAAACCTCGCTTATCGTTGAATTGAAGTTCAAGAGGTCGCCAAGTATCATGTCACACCCGATTCCATGTAGAATCCCTGTTCGGGAATGATCGGCAGTTTGCGGCTGGAGTACAGGTCGATGCCCCGGTTCGGGCAGTCGGAAGGCGGTAGCGCTTCAAACGACGTGACCGCAATGGCCGAGGAGATTATCTCCATTGTCGCACTCATGCCCACGTGAGATCCATAGAACAGCTTCATGCCGTGGCATTCGAAGACTGCCCTGGATACCTCGACTGCACCGGCATAGCGGTTCCGTATCGCAAGGGTCATCACCCCCTCGCGATGCGGGTCGGTCGGTGGCGGCTCCTGGAAGATGTCGCTCTCGTAGTAGCGCGTGATGAGCCCGGTCACCGGCTTCCCATACAGGGAATACTTGGCAGCATTGAGGGAGAAGATATCGATGACCGAAGTATCGGTACCGGTCTGCAGGAAGACCCCGATCTCCACCGGGAACTTGAGGCTCACGGTCCTGGCTTCCCCGGGCTGCATGACGATCCGGGGAAAGACGATCTCGAGATGATGGGCGATCTCCTCGGGCAGATTGACCGGCTCGACAGGGCTTATGATGATGACCGCATCGGGCTTTATTGCAAGGATCGTCTCGATCCGGCTCTCCCCGCACCGGCGCTCGTACCGCGGCACCGGACCCGACCGGTCGATCGTAATGGCCAGATCCTTTTCCGCATAGGAGAGATCCCCGGCATGATATCCGAACACAAAAAGGGGTGGGTCTCGCGGGCAATAAAGGTGACGAAACCTGCGGTCAGCGGGCCGGCCGGAGTGCCGGGGTTCGAACGGCATGCCGGAGCAGCCTTTTCTCTTTTGCACCGGATAGGATGAATTTTGTAGTTGTATCGCAAATCAAGTAACCAGAAGCGAATATATCGCTGCCGTGTTGGTGAACTTATGTTGGACACAAAGATGTCGTGCCTGCTCAGAGGCATCGTGGGGGTAATTTTTGGGTTTCTGGCACTTATTGTTCCTGAATTCATCCTTGGAGCGTTTTCCGGCCTTTTTTTAATACTGGTCGGACTCGGTATAGCACTCTTCCTCTTCCTTGCCATAACCTCAAGAAACGATGAAGCGCTCCTCTGGTTCGGGCTTGCAGCAGCGCTGCTTATCATCGGGGTTCTCTCGTTTATCTTCTCAGGATTCGTTTCAATCCTCTTCATCCTGATAATAGCGGCGATTGCCATCTATAACGGTTTCACCGATATCACGCTCGCACTCACGCACCCGAGGACAAAATTCATCCTGATCCCGGCAATGATCGCTACCGGCATCGTCTTTCTCGGCATCCTCTTCTACTACTTCCCGGATTTTGAGAAACACCTGTACCTCTCGATTGTTGCAACGTTTGCCCTGGCCTTTGGTCTCTTCTCGATCATCCTTGGCTATTACAAGTCCGAGAGTCCTGCCGAGTCAACAACCCAGAGTGCAGCCTGCTCGTTTGGCAGCGAGAACATAAAAAAATAAATCCTCTTCCTTTCTGGCCCGCATTTTTTAAATTATCCGGTAGAGCAAAACTATGACGTTCGATGTAGTGGTTGTCGGTGCAGGACCTGCGGGAAGTGCGGCGGCAGGGGAGTGCGCCCGGCTCGGGCTCTCGGTCCTCTGCATCGAAGAGCACGGTACAATCGGCCAGCCGGTCCAGTGCGCCGGCCTTCTCTCGAATGCCGCGTTTGCCGAGTGCCGGGTCTCGGAGAGGCCGGTCCTCAACCGGGTGACCGGGGCACGGCTCGAATCGCCCGGGGGCAGAAGCATCCTTATCGATGCCAGGAAGACCATGGCCTGCGTGGTGGACCGGTGCGCCCTTGACTACGAGATGGCGCAGCAGGCCGCTGACCAGGGTGCGGAGTTCCGGCTCAGGACCGGCGTATACGGGATCCAGGGTGATACCCTCCTGACCCGGGGAGCAAGCGGCCATGAGGAGATCCCGTTCAGGATCCTGATCGCAGCGGACGGCGCACGGAGCAGTATCGCGCGACTCCTCAGGATGGAACGGGCACGAATATTCCTTGCCGGGATCCAGGCCGACATTCCCTGTGCATCGGATCCCCGGTACGTGGGACTCTACCCGGATGCGGCTCCGGACTTCTTTGGCTGGGCTATTCCGGTAACACCGGCCGTAACCCGCATCGGCCTCTGCACCGGATCCCATGTGCCGGAGAGGTTTTTGCAGTTCAGGAGAAAATTCGGAGAGAACTGCCTGCACCTTGTCACCGGCACGCTCCCCATGGGCGTAATGCCCAGAACCTACGGTCACCGCACCCTCTTTGTCGGCGATGCAGCCGGGTTCCCGAAACCAACGTCGGGCGGAGGGATTTACACGGGCGTCAGGTCCGCCCGCCATGCTGCGGCAGTTGCAGCCGAGGCCTGCACAAAGGGCGCGTTCGATGACGGGGTCCTTGCCGGGTACGAGCGGCGCTGGCAGGCCGATTTCGGGAACGAACTCGAACTGGGTTTCCGGCTCCTGGGCATGCGCCAGCACATGACCCGCGAGGATCTCGAGGCGATCATTGCAGCGCTCGATGATCCTGAAATCATCCGGACCATCGAAGAGTACGGGGACATGGACCGGCCGGGAACGGTAGTAAAAAAACTGCTCTTCAGGCCGGGAATGCTCCGGCTCCTCGGCCCCCTGCTTGCAACAGGACTCCGGTCGTTCCTGTAAGAATGCCGGATCCCGGTTTACGGGGTTTCCTTGAGCAGGATATGGCAGCAGTCGCTTTTATTGCCTGAGGGGGATCGGAACGCTCCGTGGGGAACCGTCAGTTCGAACCGGGCGCCTTTCTGGTATTCGCCGGTCTCCTTTATGGTGATCCCCGTGATGGAGAGGATCTCTTTGACAAGGAACAGCCCAAGGCCGGTATTCTTGCCAAAACCTTTTGAGAAGATCTTCTCCTTGTCAAATGGAGGGACTCCCGTTCCATCGTCCTCGATGATGACCGTTGCCGACTCTTTGCCGGCCCGGGCGGATACCCGGATCGTGCTGACCCGGTTCCCGTGCTTGAGGGAGTTCTCCACAAGATTGTAAAAAGCCCGTTCCAGCAGCGGATCGGCAAAGATCTCGATCCCGCCCACATCGGACTGGACGCAAATCTTCTTGATGTCCACGTGGGTGCAGGCATGGAAGAAGGCATCGTGGACGTTCTGCCAGGACGGGGCGGTTGCACCCAGGTTCTGGTACACCCGGGTAAACTCGATGTTCTCGCTGATGGTCCGGACCGTGTCGTTGATCTTCCGGAGATACATGGAGTATTCCGGCTCTTCCGGCCGGTCCCGCACGAGATCGAGATAGCCCCCGATGACCGTCAGCTTGTTCCGGATATCGTGCCGTGTTATCTCCGAGAGCAGGTTGAGTTTCCGGTTCGAGAACTGGAGGGCTTCCTGCGTCATCTGGATCTCGGAGATATTGTGGGCAATGCCCATGATGCACCGGCGTTCCCCATGGTAAATGGCTGTTGCGTTAATGATGACCGGAACCTGCCGGCCGTCCCGGTCGAGAATGGGCAGCATCTGGGAGCCGGAGCCTTCCCGGATCAGCCGTGCGAGATAATCCAGCGATTCGGATCGGAATTCAGGTGGATGCAGCTCGTTGAAATGCAGGGTGCGGATCTCTTCGAGAGTTTTGCCTACAAGCTCCTGGGCTTTCCGGTTCGCTTCGAGCAGCATACCCGTCTCTGCATCGGCAATGAAGATGGCGTCGTTGGCATGATCCATGAGCCCCCGGTTCTTCTCGTTCTCGATCCGGAGCTCGTCCTCGACCCGTTTGCGGTCCGTTATGTCGATGGCCGTAAACGTGATGCCCTGCGAGATATCCCCCGGGATCAGGGGAGCTGAGCTGAGCAGGATATCGAGGATAGTTCCGTCCTTGCGTTTCCACCGGGTCTCGATCTTGGCAAGGCCCCGCTCCAGGATCTGCCGGTCCCGCTCCCTCTGGACAAAGTCAAATTCCTCATCATCAGGATAGATCATCCGGGATTTCTGTCCCGTCAGTTCCTCGGGGGTATACCCGAGTATGTCGCAGAAGTACTGGTTGATCTCGCGGAATTCCTTGTTGACGGAGACGCCGATCCCGCCGGGAGCCGCGGCAAAGATGCTCTTGAGTTCCGCCTGGCGCTCCTCCAGGGATATCTCGTTCTTCTTGCTCTCCGTTATGTCGCGCACCGATTCGATTGCGCCGGCAATGTCCCCGTTCTTGTCATACAACAGGGAAGCTTTTACCTGGAAGACACCGGGTTTTCCCCGGGGGCAGGGTGCATCGGTCTCGGCAACAAGTACGCCTCCCTCCTTCTCGAGGATCGTATAGCCGAGGTCTTTGAGGGTTTCGGACGATTCCAGGATGAGATCGATCAGAATAGGGCGGCGGGTCGGGAAAAATGCAAGCGCATATTCATAATTCCCTTTCCCGATCATGGAGGAGGCAGGAATTCCGCTCATCACTTCGAATGCCTTGTTCCATGCGATAACAACTCCTTCCGTGTTGATCGCAAACGTGGCATCCGGCAGAAAATTGATGATATCGGAAAGGCGCTGTTCGGAATTCCTGAGGGCTTCGACTGCCCGCCTTCGTTCAAGGGCTATCAGGAGCTTGTGCCGGAGTTCGGCAAACTGGGCTTTGGGATCCCCGCCTTTCTGGAGATAAAAATCTGCACCATTGTTGATGGCCTCGATAACAACCTCTTCCCGGCCCCTCCCGGTGAACAGGATGAACGGGATTTGAGCAAAACTGGTCCGGACCTGCTTGAGGAACTCGATCCCGTCCATGACCGGCATCTGGTAATCGGATATGATGGCGTCGAATACATGACTGTTGAGAAGTGCAAGGCCTTCCGCAGCTGAAGAAGCCGTCTGGACGAAAAAATCCCCTCCCCTCTCAAGGAAGATCTTGCCGAGCTGCAGAAGCTCCGGCTCGTCATCCACATAGAGGAGAGTTATCATTCATGTATGGTCTTATGTGACAATGGAAATAATTTTTTTTATGCGTGATTTTTATATAACTTATTATTTATCCCGCGCACCTATAGTCAGGGAGCGGCAATGGCTTTTTTCGCCATGCATAAAAAAATGATCCCCGCCAGGGAGAACAGACATTTTTATAAAGCGCATGGAGAACCCATTCGGAGTGAGACCGAAAAAGAACCTGGCGAACAGATACAGGGACACTCCTGCCCGCCAGCATGTGCCCGGGACGATCCCCCACCGGAGCTGGTGGCAGAAGGATAGACCAAAAAAGGGATCCTGATAATTTCGGCCCCACACCGGCATAATTTTATTCTTTCTTTTCCAAAGGAGCCGCAGGGCAGGCCCGCATCGAGCGGATTATACCGATGATGATCGAGGCTACCGCGATGAACGAGATCCCGATGATGGCATAGATGATGTAACTGAAGTTCTCCTTGACTATCGGCATCTGGCCAAAGAAGAAACCTGCAAGGGTGAAGGCCGATATCCAGAGGATGCCGCCGATGACGTTGTAAGAGAGGAACCAGCGGTACGGCATCTTGCCGACACCGGCAAGGAAGGGGGCAAATGTCCTGATGAACGGGATGAACCGGGCGATAACAATGGTGAACCCCCCGTATTTTTCAAAATACTCGTGGGTCTTCTCAAGATGGTCCTTTTTTACAAAACTGCACTGCATGTCAAAGAGTTTCATCCCGACTTTGTTCCCTATCCAGTAATTTACCGAATCGCCCAGAACGGCTGCAAGGATCAGGGTCCCTATCAGGATCTCAGGATTGAGATACCCGGCACCTGCCAGCGCGCCGGCGACAAAGAGGAGCGAGTCTCCCGGCAGGTACGGCATGACAACGAGACCAGTCTCGCAGAAGATGATCACAAAGAGGATGAGGTAGGTCCAGAAACCGTACGTCTCGATGATCCCCGGCAGGTACTTGTCGAAGTGGAGGACGAGATCGATGAAAGTCGAGAACAGCAGATCCATTTCCGGTTATCTGTGCGTTTGTCTGGCATAAATGAATGCCTTTCCGGGCAGGGTGTTGCACGGGTGCAGAAAAAAGTGCGGGCTTGTACCGGATATCACCCGGGAACAGGCCTGGAATTAAAAATTATTCGGTTTGCCCGGTTTTTCCTGCAGAATACCGGTGATACGCCAGCCTCAGGACAAACCCGACGACAAGGATCGATGCGGAAGCAAGGATGATCCGGATCCACTGTTCAGGGGAGAGCGGTACCGTCCCGAAGATCGCTCCGCCGAACTGGACGATCGCTATCTGGATGAGAACGATCGCCCCCATCACCGCAAAGAAGGTCGGGTTGCCGCGGAAGAAGGCAGGCATCTTCCCGTCAAGGGCGCGGCAGTTGATCCCGTTCCAGACCGCGGCGATGATGAAGGCCGAGAAGAAGACCGTACTCACTTCCGCGGGAGTCTGGCCGCCAAGGAATCCGGTCCCGAGCTGGAGGATACCGGCCAGGATCAGGAACGTTGCCGTCACGATGATCGAGAGCCACATGAACGGCGTGACGATCTTCGCGTCCTGCGGCACGGGCCGGTGGTTCATAAGCCCGCCGTGGGGTGCTTCCGAGCAGAGGGCAAAGGCGGCAAGGGTGTCCATGATGATGTTGATCCAGAGGATCTGGATGATGGAGAACGGCTCGGGAAACCCAAGAAGCGGGGCGATGAAGACAAGGATGCAGGCACAGAAGTTGATCGTGAGCTGGAAGAGGATGAACCGCTGGATGTTCTCGTACAGCGATCGTCCCCACCAGACAGCGCTTGTGATCGACGCAAACGAATCATCAAGAAGAATGATATCGCTTGCCTCCCTTGCAACTTCCGTTCCCGCGATGCCCATCGCAAGGCCGACATCGGCATGTTTGAGGGCGGGGGCATCGTTCGTCCCGTCACCGGTCACGGCAACAACCGCACCGGTCTTCTGGAGGGCCTCGACAAGCAGGAGCTTGTCCATGGGCTCAGCCCGGGCCATCACATCGAGGTTCCGGGCTGCTTCGACCTGCTCCTCTTTGGAAAGGGCCCGGAAGGCTCCCCCGGTCATGACCGTCCCATCCGTTAAGATCCCGGCCTCGCGGGCAATGGCCCGGGCAGTCTCGGGATTATCGCCGGTTACCATCCGCACGCGGATGCCGGCACTGCGACAGGTTGCAACCGACTCGGCGATATGATCCCGGAGGGGATCGCGGATACCAACGAATCCGTCCCAGGTCAGATTCTGCTCGCTCTCGTCGCCGTCCGTGATCTCCCGGTGGGCGAACGCGAGCGTCCGCATGGCCCGCGAAGCAAGGGCACTCACACCGGAGAGATCGGGTTTTTCCGTGCAGAGCGAAGCGATGATCTCGGGGGCGCCCTTGACAAGCAAAAACGATCTGCCTTCGAGCCGGATGACCGTGGACATCCGTTTCCGGTTGCCATCGAAAAGATACTGCTTGGTCACGTGGTTCTCGGCCCGGATCTGCATATAATCGAGCGACTCGGCCCGGAGCCAGCGGAGCAGGGCACCTTCTGTTGAGTTCCCGATCACGATGACTTTTCCGTCGCGCTCATCCAGATGCGCAGTCCCGTTCACTGCAGAATTGAGCGTGATCCATGCGATCGGGGTCTCCGGCAGATCCGAAGGATTCGCCGGTTTGCCGGCAGAGGATTCCACAACCTCCATCTGGTTCTTTGTCAGCGTGCCGGTCTTGTCCGTGCAGATGGTGGTTGCCGACCCGATAGTCTCGCAGGCAATGAGCCTCCTGACAAGACAGTTGGCCCGGGTCATCTTGCGCATGGCAAGCGAGAGCGAGAGCGCAACGCTCATCGGGAGGCCTTCGGGTACGGCGGCGACAACGATCACGACCGCGAGCATGAAGTACTGGAGGACATTGTTGGCCGAATCGAGGTTGAGCCCGGTCACGTCCCCGACCAGAACGCCCCGGATGAAGAGCGTGACGCAGATGAGGACGGCCATGGCGTACCCGAACTTGCTTATCACGCCGGCAAGAGACGTGAGTTTCTGTTCAAGGGGCGTCTCGGTGGCATGGTCGATCCCAAGCGATGCAGCAATCACGCCCATCTGGGCGGAGTCGCCGACTGCTGCAGCAATCATATGCCCTTTTCCGGCGGTGATGAACGCACCCTTGAGAACCTTGTCCCGCACCTCTTTTTTCACCGGCTCCGTCTCTCCCGTAAAGGCGGATTCATCGGAACAGAGGTCGTCGGATAAGAGAACCCAGCCATCCGCCGGGATTGCGTCACCGGCCTCGAGAAGGATCAGGTCGCCGACAACGATCTCCCGCGAGGGAACCGAGGCTGCATGACCATTGCGGATCACCTTGACCGCAACATCGTCCCGGTGCGCGTTGAGGACATCGAACTCCCGGCTGCTCCGGTACTCGTTGAAGAACGCAATGCCGGTTGCAAGAAGAACAGCGACAATGATCCCGATGGTGTCGAGGAACCCGCTTCCCTTGATCACCGATACGATCAGGGAGACGGCAACAGCAAAGAGCAGGATCCTTATGATCGGGTCGTTGAATTTTTCCAAGTACTGTTTCCAGAGCGGCTCGCGTACCGGGGGGGTCATGGCATTGGCGCCATAACTTGCGCGGAGGCGCGGCGCATCCTGTGCGGTTATACCGGAGGTACCCGTGAGGGTAGCAAGTTCATCAAGAGGAATGAGGGCGGGTTCTTTCATACAGGTTCCACGCGGGACAATTGGGTGAACAGAATGGGTGTTTGGAGATAATAGCAGTTCGTCAGATCCGCGTGCGTCCCGGGCTGCCCGGTACGAGAGGGTTCGCGGCATAAAGGTCTGCCGTCTTTGGGCAATACCGGATCCTGCAGGGCTTGCTGCGAAAATTTGGGATGATACCAAACATTCATGAGCAGCGCCGGATAACTTCCATGCATGGAAATCCGCAACGGCCTTGAACTCTCTCCAAGGAAATCCGCGTACATCCGGTACATCCACGAGAAAGGGGGACCGGTCCGGACAAGCGAGATCGCATCGCGCTTCAGCGTCGATCCCTCGACGGTTACAAAAACGATCGGCGAACTGGTCGAGAGCGGCCTCCTCACCCACACTCCCTATTACGGGGTCCGGCTCTCTGATGACGGACGGTCGTACGCCGGGTTTCTCGTTAAAAGGCACCGGATCCTCTCGCTCGTCTTCACCCATTACGGCCTCTCGGACGAGCAGGCTTGCGAAGAAGTTTCGCGGTTCGAGAGTCTCGTCTCCAAGGATGCCATCGACCGGATGTGCC from uncultured Methanoregula sp. harbors:
- a CDS encoding amino acid permease; the encoded protein is MSDTVAPASPVVSKKVLGLFALAMINVAAVLSIRNFPSMAIYGWQCIGWYIIGAVLFLIPISLAGAELATGWPQGGGVYAWVKQAFGEKGGFTALFCEWSNNLVWFPTVLSFIASTLAFALTPALANSSWYMFSVMMIAFWGTTIIAFFGEEVSTKFGNVGVIIGSIIPSILIILLGLWWIGSGQTLVIPHFTLRAIVPDINASTLPFFATIILLFAGMEMAGFHALETKNPQKDFPKAMALSAVIIVVCTVLATLAIAVVIPADQLNLASGVMQAIQYFFTAAGIPWLVAPMAVLITLGGVVSLAAWLIGPAKGLGIVAEEGNMPPLFDNTNKYGAPVAVLIIQALIGSAISLLYVFLPSVNQAYWILSAMTVELLCIVYILVFASVIKLRYSQPDTPRPFRIPGGMPGVWLVGGLGLFGTVFAFFVGLMPPSYFTTGWITYVGAVLFGTFILAVPPLVFLKLKKPGWLKSARQTEGKQ
- a CDS encoding mechanosensitive ion channel domain-containing protein is translated as MILGDLLNFNSTISEVSQNAEAITSDFTWGDLVFVLLLLAAAYVVGLVVAHFMKLRLSHKLKKEQLELASTIVRVLIVFIALALALPGLFNLSMTIVFLIVLGCIIVIAMSSSAVVGNAAAGVGLLYEHTFGPGDFIEVNNVSGTVVAVHLLSVIIRTPTGVLVRIPNNMLYSTTLSNFHAHVARRYSYEFGIRYEDDSSRAIGIIRGILESHTFVLRNPVPEVFVSDIDPCSIRIKCRFWVPSVWANTQDDLSLKTEFLPKIKSALEEAGLEIPFPLTTVQLTGPESRDPEKTR
- a CDS encoding DUF432 domain-containing protein gives rise to the protein MFGYHAGDLSYAEKDLAITIDRSGPVPRYERRCGESRIETILAIKPDAVIIISPVEPVNLPEEIAHHLEIVFPRIVMQPGEARTVSLKFPVEIGVFLQTGTDTSVIDIFSLNAAKYSLYGKPVTGLITRYYESDIFQEPPPTDPHREGVMTLAIRNRYAGAVEVSRAVFECHGMKLFYGSHVGMSATMEIISSAIAVTSFEALPPSDCPNRGIDLYSSRKLPIIPEQGFYMESGVT
- a CDS encoding NAD(P)/FAD-dependent oxidoreductase: MTFDVVVVGAGPAGSAAAGECARLGLSVLCIEEHGTIGQPVQCAGLLSNAAFAECRVSERPVLNRVTGARLESPGGRSILIDARKTMACVVDRCALDYEMAQQAADQGAEFRLRTGVYGIQGDTLLTRGASGHEEIPFRILIAADGARSSIARLLRMERARIFLAGIQADIPCASDPRYVGLYPDAAPDFFGWAIPVTPAVTRIGLCTGSHVPERFLQFRRKFGENCLHLVTGTLPMGVMPRTYGHRTLFVGDAAGFPKPTSGGGIYTGVRSARHAAAVAAEACTKGAFDDGVLAGYERRWQADFGNELELGFRLLGMRQHMTREDLEAIIAALDDPEIIRTIEEYGDMDRPGTVVKKLLFRPGMLRLLGPLLATGLRSFL
- a CDS encoding PAS domain S-box protein; protein product: MITLLYVDDEPELLQLGKIFLERGGDFFVQTASSAAEGLALLNSHVFDAIISDYQMPVMDGIEFLKQVRTSFAQIPFILFTGRGREEVVIEAINNGADFYLQKGGDPKAQFAELRHKLLIALERRRAVEALRNSEQRLSDIINFLPDATFAINTEGVVIAWNKAFEVMSGIPASSMIGKGNYEYALAFFPTRRPILIDLILESSETLKDLGYTILEKEGGVLVAETDAPCPRGKPGVFQVKASLLYDKNGDIAGAIESVRDITESKKNEISLEERQAELKSIFAAAPGGIGVSVNKEFREINQYFCDILGYTPEELTGQKSRMIYPDDEEFDFVQRERDRQILERGLAKIETRWKRKDGTILDILLSSAPLIPGDISQGITFTAIDITDRKRVEDELRIENEKNRGLMDHANDAIFIADAETGMLLEANRKAQELVGKTLEEIRTLHFNELHPPEFRSESLDYLARLIREGSGSQMLPILDRDGRQVPVIINATAIYHGERRCIMGIAHNISEIQMTQEALQFSNRKLNLLSEITRHDIRNKLTVIGGYLDLVRDRPEEPEYSMYLRKINDTVRTISENIEFTRVYQNLGATAPSWQNVHDAFFHACTHVDIKKICVQSDVGGIEIFADPLLERAFYNLVENSLKHGNRVSTIRVSARAGKESATVIIEDDGTGVPPFDKEKIFSKGFGKNTGLGLFLVKEILSITGITIKETGEYQKGARFELTVPHGAFRSPSGNKSDCCHILLKETP